The sequence CTGACCAGCGATAATCCGTGCTACAGCGCGAGTAATTTTACGGGTTACAAAAGTTTCCCCGCGCCGAGGAGACTCATGGTTAAACAGAATGCCATTACAAGCAAACATGCCATAGGACTCTCGATAGTTTACTGTTTGCCAATGGGCATAAACCTTAGCACAGGCATAGGGACTGCGGGGATAAAACGGAGTCGCCTCCGATTGGGGAATATCTTGTACTTTTCCGTACATCTCTGACGACCCTGCCTGATAGAAACGTACCGATTCCCCAGTCCGCTGTTGGTAATCTCGCACAGCTTCTAGCAAGCGCAGGGTTCCCATGCCTACAGCATCAACAGTATATTCAGGAGCATCAAAACTCACTCGCACGTGGGATTGAGCACCTAAGTTGTAAACTTCTGATGGTTTAACTTGCTCTACAATGCGCCGCAGAGTAGTGCCATCGGTCAAGTCGCCGTAGTGGAGAAAAAGCCGTGCTCCCTCTTTGTGAGGATCTTCGTAAATATGGTCAATTCGGTCAGTATTGAAGGTTGATGTGCGCCGAATGATCCCATGAACTTCGTACCCCTTCTCCAACAAAAGCTCACTTAGATAGGATCCGTCTTGACCGGTAATGCCGGTAATTAGTGCTCGTTTTAACTGACTCATGAGTAATTGCTGCTTAAACGATTGGAACTGCTAGTATGCCCCGTTGTTACGAGGAAAGATCACGACCCTGATTGTTCTAATAATTAGCCAGCAATCGAGGGAAAGACTTCGCGATCGAACATAGTAGAGATCCATCTTGACACGAAGCGGGTAAGGAACATCATTTCGCCCAGAAACTTGCCAGAGTCCAGTAATTCCAGGACGGATTGTC comes from Cyanobacteriota bacterium and encodes:
- the gmd gene encoding GDP-mannose 4,6-dehydratase, with amino-acid sequence MSQLKRALITGITGQDGSYLSELLLEKGYEVHGIIRRTSTFNTDRIDHIYEDPHKEGARLFLHYGDLTDGTTLRRIVEQVKPSEVYNLGAQSHVRVSFDAPEYTVDAVGMGTLRLLEAVRDYQQRTGESVRFYQAGSSEMYGKVQDIPQSEATPFYPRSPYACAKVYAHWQTVNYRESYGMFACNGILFNHESPRRGETFVTRKITRAVARIIAGQQKKLYMGNLDAKRDWGYAKDYVQAMWLMLQQPEPDDYVVATGETHSVQEFLDIAFGCVNLNWRDYVEFDKRYLRPAEVDLLIGNPKKAQEKLGWKPSVTFTELVHLMVEADLRAVGINSTIANSSNQTQELATIRQETGGMLQ